The Sorangiineae bacterium MSr11954 DNA segment CGTCGCGCGTACCCGCCGCGTCGCGGGTGAGCTCCGCGAACACGTCCTCGAGCGCGCTGCCCACCGCCTTCACCTCGCGGATCCGAATGCCCGCGCCCACGAGCGCGGCCACGGCGGCCTCGATGGTCCCTTGAATGTCGGTGTCGGGGAGCTTCTTCGTCCACGTGCAGTGCAAGGTCGCCACTTCGTCCTTCGACGATGCGTCCTTCACCTTCGAGGCTTCGTTCACGTTCGCGACCCCGGGAACGCCCCGAAGCACCCGAAGCGCCGCTTGGACGTCGCCGCGCACGGTGATGTCGAGCGCCGCCGCGCGACGCATTTTTCGAATGTCGAGGGTCTTGCCCTCCGCGAGCAGCTTGCCCTTGGCGATGACGATCACGCGGTCGCAGCTCTGCTCGACTTCGCTCAAGATGTGGGTCGACAGGAGCACCGTGTGCTCCTTCGAGAGCCCCGCGATGAGCTCGCGCACCTGACGGATCTGATTGGGGTCGAGGCCGGCGGTGGGCTCGTCCAAGATGAGGAGCGGCGGGTTGGCCACCAGCGCATCGGCCATTCCGACCCGCTGGCGGTAGCCTTTGGAGAGCTTGCCGATGAGGGTGGTGGCCACCTCGAGGACATTGGCTTTTTCCATGGCGTCATCGACTTGGGCGCGGCGGCGCGCGCGGGGCACGCCTTTGAGCTCGGCGCGAAAGGCCAAGTACTCGAGCACGCGCATCTCGGGGTAGAGCGGGACCGCCTCCGGCATGTAGCCGACCGAGCGGCGCGCCTCCAGCGAGGCGTTCTCGATATCGTGGCCGCAAATCTCGACCTTGCCGGACGTCATGCCCAGAAAGCCCGAAAGAATGCGCAGGGTGGTGCTCTTCCCCGCGCCGTTGGGCCCCAAAAACCCGACGATCTGCCCTTTTTCAACGCGAAACGACACATCGTCGACCGCGACGTGCGAGCCGTAGTGCTTGACGAGGTGGGAGACGGAAATCACGGAGACGACCCGATTAG contains these protein-coding regions:
- a CDS encoding ABC transporter ATP-binding protein; the protein is MISVSHLVKHYGSHVAVDDVSFRVEKGQIVGFLGPNGAGKSTTLRILSGFLGMTSGKVEICGHDIENASLEARRSVGYMPEAVPLYPEMRVLEYLAFRAELKGVPRARRRAQVDDAMEKANVLEVATTLIGKLSKGYRQRVGMADALVANPPLLILDEPTAGLDPNQIRQVRELIAGLSKEHTVLLSTHILSEVEQSCDRVIVIAKGKLLAEGKTLDIRKMRRAAALDITVRGDVQAALRVLRGVPGVANVNEASKVKDASSKDEVATLHCTWTKKLPDTDIQGTIEAAVAALVGAGIRIREVKAVGSALEDVFAELTRDAAGTRDAAGTRDAANTRDENTRDAANARDTAPS